GTTTTGTTTAGCAGTCAAAGACACCCCGAAGGCGTACATTCCCAGGTGTTGCTTCCAGGAGAAACCCTGAACGAAGAGCTCGTCCTCTTACCAGGTCAAGGTCCCGGATCCTTGGGTCCCTTAGTGCTCTAcccacagaggaggaagaggaggaggataaGTACATGCTGGTGAGAAAGAGGAAGACCATGGAAAACTACATGAATGTGAGTTCTCCACATTTGTGCTTGCTCTTCCGTTTGTCATCTTCTGTAGACCCAGTATCCAATACAGGGACCCACAGGGCCTCAACACTAGATGACCCATAGTAAACCTTCTCATATCATTCGGAATTGTTAATGTCAACGTCCTATAAACttatttgatgtgttttgttAGCAGGTGAGAAGGTCaaagcttgcttgctttttttttttttttttaaagattttaagtaatttctacatccaacatggggctcaaacttaaccaccccaagatgaagagtcgcacgctctaccgaatgagccacccagagcGCCCCCCCCAAaccttttatttcaaattttatttttaaaataaaaagcaagccaAAGCTTGCTTCAGCTTTTCTTAATGTAGGAGTCATTTCCATGATGATGTCCTATTATCTTTAGTAAACTTAACAACTTGCCCCTTCTCCATAAGCTCGAAGAAGGATTTCTAGGTTGAATTCTTTGTGAAGAAattacaaatcatgtatctgggATTCAGAGCTGGGGAGAGCTGTAAGAGCACTCTTCGTGATTTTTGTCATGCAGGAAGATGACATGCCCAGAAGTCGTCGCGCTGGATCCATGACCCTTCCGCATATAATTCGCCCGGTGGAAGAAATTACAGAGGAAGAGCTGGAGAACATCTGCAACAACTCTCGAGAGAAGATCTATAACCGTTCATTGGTACAGACGTCTATAAGTTATATCCGTGAACATGAACATCTGTGAGAGAAAGGATAGCTTTTATCCTTAGAGTTTTGCTAATGTTAAAAGTCTTAGGATATGGGATATGTACCTGTGTGTTTTTTTCATATAAGGAGAGTTTTTTAGCATCCTTGGGATACACATCTCTTTGAGTCTGCAGTAGTAGTATTTGCTTAGTAAGCCTTCTGTAGCATTTGATctcttttaatttagaaattgaTTCAACATACGTTTACTGTGTGTATGTCTACATACACAGGTGCTGGGATATAGTGGTGTGCTAAGAATAAAGATTTGGGTACTTTTTTTGCATAAGATGTTTCTTGAAAAAAACTACTTTTGATAGTATTAGCTGTTGCATCTGCCAATCGAATGAAATCACCatgcttgatttatttttcatgtccTTGGCATACACATGTGTATGTAGATTTGACATAGGATTGAAAGACAAATTGTGAGATACTATCTATAAAGAAGGACTTTCTTTATGCTATTTTTCTATACAAAAagtggtgttttctgttttttcatcttATTTGCGTATTTGTAGGGATCTACTTGCCATCAATGCCGCCAGAAAACTATTGATACCAAAACAAACTGCAGAAACCCGGAGTGCTGGGGTGTTCGAGGCCAGTTCTGTGGTCCCTGCCTTCGAAACCGTTACGGTGAAGAGGTCAAGGATGCTCTGCTGGATCCAGTAGGTAGCCTTGAAGGGTGGTCTTGTGGGCTCAAAGGTCAGCCATGAGTTGAAAGGACCAGAAAGGGTAACAGTGAAAGGATCAAGTCCTTATCATTGTGGGTTGTGCATTTCAGGGGAGGCTGATAAATTCATAGTATTGCTGCTAGGTAAGTatgaggcccccccccccccgagtgcTTGGTTGGGACCGGGCCATTCAGGGGAAGTTGACTCTACCCCTGCTAGTTGCTGTGTAACCTCTGCTGCATTTTGTAAGGAAACAGCAGGAGGCTAGTGGAAGTTAATCATATTGAGCTTTCactcttacttaaaaaaaaaaaaaaaaagatataaatgcaATCGATGATACTTACCTTAGAGGTTAAGCAGGAATAGATAAGTAAGGGGAGGAGAGTACGATTTGATTTCAAATGTGCCTTTTCACAATTCTCCTTCAGAACTGGCATTGCCCACCTTGCCGCAGGATCTGCAACTGCAGTTTCTGCCGGCAGCGAGATGGGCGGTGTGCGACTGGGGTCCTTGTGTATTTAGCCAAATACCATGGCTTTGGGAACGTGCATGCTTACTTGAAAAGGTAAATggctgatttttctctcttccacacCCAAATCTTACATTCATGTATGTGTCTTAATAAAAAGATGACAGACGTGAAAAGAGTGGTTGTCTCCTGGTGGTGAGGACTGCAGGTTTAGCTGGAAAGGGGCACTTGGGGAGCCTTTTCGAttgttggaaatattttctatccTTATGTGGGTGGTGGTgacgtgtgtgtgagtgcataAAAATTCCAGTTGTACACCTCAGATGTGTGCACTTAAATGTATACAGTTTaactcaaagaaaacattttgaaaactggATTAGGCTTTCCAAAGAAAATTCTTAGGTTGAAAACTATATCTTGActtgttcccttctctctttcagtCTGAAACAGGAATTCGAAATGCAAGCATAGCATTTGGAAGATCTACTGTTCATCTTCCACTGTGCAAGTCTTCctaaagtttttggttttgtcaCATGATTGAAACCCGAGTTAAGAATTTTGATCAGTTTTATAGGAAAGGCAAATCAAGTTAATCTCATTAGACACACCTGTTTCTGAGCATCACAGAGGTATATCGCTAGCTATACTTCGCCCTCCTGCagtttctcctttgcttttccccccaccccataccaGCCCCCTCTTATTTCCAGTGGTTCTCTCCCACCATTTTGTTTCTGAACTCTTTAAATGGCAATTTTAGGAAAGCATGTTTGATTTAATTGGCGTTGAAATAACCCTGGAATCCACCCATAAAACCAAGCACTTAGAAACACAGTAGTAATGTTAACTACATCTGTCGAATTCCAGAGAACAGCCCTCTAACTTGTTTACAAGAAAGCAGTATAATAATTTAAGATTTAGCGTTCATACTGGTTCATGTTTTTTAACAGAATCAAGGCACACAGGTCTTAAAACCATGTGGAAAAATTGGGTAATTGTTGGAAAGAGGAGTATATTACTTTGGATGCCTCTCatgagaatattccatgtactGTGCTTATTTTACAAGTTGTCCTGGTTGAGACTTAGTGGCTGCTGCTTTCTTCCACTACAAGGTTAAGTGATGCATCTGGCTCTCTCGGTCACTGCCCAAAGGTCCAAGGGCAGTACTATATTCAAAGCCATCGTAGAAAAGACAACccagggagttaagatggtgagGCTTCAGATATAGGCTGACTTGAATTCATGCTGTAACACTTCAGTATAATTATAGTTAGCCAAGTTTATTTTGGTTTGTATGTAAGGTGTTTCAAATTAATTCCCGATCATTTCGGATGGAAAATTAATAGTAATACTACTCTACTACTAGTCTTTGCGGTGTTTGCTTTCTTGAAGTTAAAACTAGGCACAGGGTTCTTGTTCAGGTTTTAAGCACTTTTATAACAATGAGAAGTGCCTTTTTAGAATTGGGTGACTTTGAACAGTTTGTTAACTTGCCATCTCTGCCCTTTTAGTTTCTGGGCAGATTTCATGTGTTGtgccccatccccctctccttttGCATTAATCAAATCATTTTGTAGAGGTGGAATCTTAAGTGTTTTGTGTGTCCATTTTCTTTGCATGTGTAGCCTTTTGCTGGGCCTGTTCAGTGTTTGATGCCTAATTGGATAttgaatcaataaatgtaaatagagCTTTTGATCTGTAATGCTTTTAtacaaagttttttattttaataataaaacattttactttagcttgtctcttgttttttttaattctttaatactCATTCTTACTGAACTGAACCCTAATTTTTTCCCTCATACTTAAACAAAagattgtttctaccttttgacttAAGTTTCTGAAGATCAAGGGCCAGCTCTTTTGAACAGGACCTAGCTTGGTGATAAAATCAACCAGTAGCTGTGATGAGAAAATCAGCTGAGACAGCTACATCCcaagatagaaaataatacaaGCTCATGAAGTTTTACAATATTGTTTTCCTCCACCATTTGCCAACCCAAGAACTAACAGTGATTTCACAATACCTTGCTTGATTTTATCAGCCATTTGAATATTTAAGCCATGCTGTACCTTGAGGCCTGTtccaggacagagagaaaagacgGCATGGTCTAAAAGTTCTCATAACCATAGTTGGCCAACTTCAGCCTGTGGGCCAGATGGTACTGTAGTCTATGTAAATATGGCACTTGCACTAAGTACTATGTTTTTAGAAGGCTGTGAAAGCATGTGGCACTATGGTCCACAaagcttaaaatgtttttacaatCTGGCATTTAACTGTAGGTTTGCTGACTTAGCTCTAGACTTATTTCAGAAATCATGTTCACCCCCACATACTCACTCGGGGAAAACAAGCCATTTGAAAAGTTAGACAACTGGTATTCTAGATAGATGCGAAAGAAATGGGTATTCTAACAAACTTGGGAATCTTAATCCAAATTCTGATCTGACCCTTTTTTAGGGAGGTAATTGGGAAGGTTAAATTTTTGGGAGTTTGTAATATTGGCCCTAGGGAACATTTCTGGTGTTACCATGTTTTAATATGAAGTGGAATTAATGTGGTTTTCCATTCAAAACTAGTGACCAGCAACAGCTGATGCTGAGACACCCTTAAAGGACTGACAGTCTAGTGGAGGAGCTACAAGTTCTGAGTAGgaatgaagagaggaaaaggcGTGCTCTCAGTATCAGGTGTTTTATAGCACTGATGCGTCCATGGGTTTTATAATGGCTCCCGtctcaaaaaaagaaacttatcaGTTGGCGCAGTTTCAGCCTTGCCTGGAGGCCCCGAACTTTCTCCCACAGACCATCTTTACAGTTGAAAGAACTTAGGTTTTAAGAGAAGTCTGTGCCTTTATTGGCCGACCGGGTCACTTACAGAGAGATGAAGTGGAAGGGGTGGGTGGTTCAGATGCCAGGCCAGCCGAGCTTCACTGGCTTGCAGGTAATGGAGAACTCCCCTAGGTGGTGGCCAGTCACCTCCGGCTTGATAACCACCTGGTTGGAGGTATTGCGGTTGTAGACACCACCCAGCTGCACGCCATCCCGGCCAGACAGGAGCGCCCTAGCCTCCTGGCGCCCCTACGTGGGCGGTGCCTCTTGCCTCGCGCAGGCGCCTCAGCTTCGCGTGCCGCTCCCTCCCGAGGTCCGGGGGCCGCCCAGCAGCAGCGCCCTTGAGGGCGTGCATGAGCTGCTCGAGGGACTAGTCCAAAGCCGGGTCCTTGAGCAGGTGAATGAGCTGCTTGAGATACAAGTCCAGAAGCCAGTCAAGGCCCCCGCGACAGTAGGAGATGTTGAGGAGGCCCGGCGCTGCTTCTGCTGTACCTCCGCCATCTTGTTGGCTCTTTGGAAGAAGTGAGAGAACTCAAGGTTTTgcttcgttttttgtttttgttttttttttaaagattttattcattaatttgacaaagagcgagagaaagcacaagcagggggagcggcagagggaaaagcaggctcaccactgaggagggagcccggtGGGGCACTCTAACCCGGCACTCCGCGATCGCTGCCTGACCCAAAGGTAGGCGCCTaaccaagtcacccaggcgccccagagagagaACTCAAGTTTCGACAATTAGGTGTGAAGAGTAGCTGACAGCATTTATGTTCCAGGAATAGTCTTTACGTTTGTCTCTCCAGCTTGGATTCCCCAGGGAGAGAGGCTGTCCACCTTCGTCTTCGCCAACTAAGGGTTGGAGGAACGGAATAGAGACTGTAATAGCCTTCAGTAGTTTAATAACGAAGACGGACAAAGGCAATAGGGGGTGCTGCACGAGGggcatatttgtgttttattttgcttttagaagAAGTGAGAGGGAGCTCCTGATGGCTCAAGGTTATTTGCATACCAGGGAAATGGAATAAGAGTTCAGTGCTTTGAAGCGTGGCTGCAGAGTATTAGGTTCTGAGAGGAAAGTGATAGCAAGTCCTACGGGGAATAAAAGGTGAGCAAATGTTATTTTATCTTAATGTTAACCACACATTTGTGGAGTAGTATCTTAAGGATGAGGAGGTATATCCAGGGAAGTTGAGAAAAATGTCCAATGccacatagttaaaatgtcagaGCTAGAGGGCTGTCCGGGAAGGAggccttcatcttttttttttaaaccaagctGAGCTTGCCTGCcttagaaaaaagcaaaaggagggGTTAATCAGGTTCTGTCAGTGAGAACAAGAGCGTACTGGGTGCTGAGGTGGCTTTTGCAGAATCTGTTGAACACAGGGGGACAGGAGATCTGGGAGGGGGCTGAGAGCTTCTGTGGTCAGGGATAGTGGGAAACCTGGGTATTGGATCATCCAGCAGGGATGTTGGCAACCCCTGAGGCTTTTAACTGCAGGGCATTAACGTTCTGTGGGTAGAAGACCACCTTTTAAATAATTACAACGTTCAGGGAGGCCAAAGATAAGAGGGGAGAAGAACTTCCAAAGAAGGTGTTGCTGAGACAATGGAGGATGCACTAAAGCTTGGAGTGGCAGCAGGAAGCTGGAGAATCTGCTTAGGAATGGTGTAAGAAATGGTGCAGAGAAATGGCACATGCTAATGGATGGAAGTTTCCATCCATTATAATACCCAGGTGATGACTTGTTTGAAAGAGCAAGAAACAAAAGAGACACCATTTGAGGCTAAAAGCCACtaacat
This window of the Ailuropoda melanoleuca isolate Jingjing chromosome 2, ASM200744v2, whole genome shotgun sequence genome carries:
- the CDCA7 gene encoding cell division cycle-associated protein 7 isoform X3; the protein is MDARRVRQKDHGVKKNVKKFRYVKLISMETSSSSDDSCDSFASDNFANTRLQSDHTGYRTRSQCRQSGPLRVAMKFPPQNTRGAANKRAVPPQPPENSVTNSNSDSEDENGMNFLEKRALNIKQNKAMLAKLMSELESFPGSFPGRRSLPGPSTQSKTPRRRTFPGVASRRNPERRARPLTRSRSRILGSLSALPTEEEEEEDKYMLVRKRKTMENYMNEDDMPRSRRAGSMTLPHIIRPVEEITEEELENICNNSREKIYNRSLGSTCHQCRQKTIDTKTNCRNPECWGVRGQFCGPCLRNRYGEEVKDALLDPNWHCPPCRRICNCSFCRQRDGRCATGVLVYLAKYHGFGNVHAYLKSLKQEFEMQA